TCAGGAAGGCCAGCGTGCTCGACACCAGCAGCAGCGCACCGCGCAGCAACTGGTAGCGCGGGTGCCGCGTGCGCAGCAGCGCCGTGCCATGCAGTGGCAGGAGCACGGCCGTGGTGGCCACGGCCTGGAATGCATAGCGGAACCACACGCCCATGAGGATGGGCACGCCTGCGGTAGAGGCCTTGGTTGCGGTGTCGAGCGTGGCGAAGCAGGCCACGGCCACCAGCACCAGGCCGATGCCCGCGAGGATGCGGCCCGATTCGGTGTCGCGTGCCTTTTGCGCCGCGAGGCGCGCATTCGCCAGCGCAACGGTTGCCGCGTTGTCGATGCCGGTCCCGGGGTTCTGGCTCACTGCTGGATGCGATCGCCGAGCAGTTCCCACACAGGAGTGAGCGCGCCGGGCAACGGCGGCAGCTTGCCGAGATCGCAGTGACTCTCGTCGGGGCTGTGGAAATCGCTGCCGCGCGAGGCGGCGAAATCGAACTCGAGCGCCTTGTCGGCGTACTCGACATATTCGGCCGGCGTGTGGCTGCCGGTGACGACCTCGATCGCCTTGCCACCATGCGCCTTGAATTCGAGGAACAGCGCGTACTCCTCGTTGGCCGTGAACTTGTAGCGGCCTGGGTGCGCGATCACGGCCATGCCCTTGGCGGCGGTGATCCAGTGCACAGCGTCCTTCAGCGAGGCCCAGCGGTGCGGCACGTAGCCGGGCTTGCCTTCGGTGAGGAACTTGCGGAACACCTCGGGCGTGTCGCGGCAGTGGCCTTGCTCGACGAGGAAGCGCGCGAAGTGCGTGCGCGAAATGAGTTCGGGGTTGCCGACGAACCTGAGCGCGCCTTCGTACGCACCGTGGATGCCGACCTTGGCCAGCCCCTCGGACATTTCCTGCGCGCGCTTGCCGCGGCCGCCGCGTGTGTCGTAGAGGCCTTGCGACATGGACGCGTCGTCGGCATCGAAGCCCAGGCCGACGATGTGCACTGTTTCGCCCGCGAAGGTCACCGAGATCTCGGTGCCGGTGAGGTAGCGCATGCCGTTTGCACGCGCTGCCGCAGCGGCGCGGTGCTGGCCGCCGACCTCGTCGTGGTCGGTGAGGGCCCAGAGTTCGACCCCGTTGGCAGCCGCGCGCGCGGCCAATTCTTCGGGCGTCAGTGTGCCGTCGGAGACCACGGAGTGGCAGTGAAGATCGGCATTGAGAATGGAGGACACCCTCGCATTCTATGGGGTCTGGAACATCGATGCGGGCGCATGGATGCTGCGCAAGATGCTATTAAATAAATAGCATTACTGCGCCGCTGCATGCGGCTCAGCGCTTCTTGCGAAAAGCCGCCCAGGCCGCCACCGCGGTGAAGCTTGCGACGATTGCCACCACGATCCAGAAGCCGTGCTTGTGGTCGGCCAGCGGAATGCCGCCCACGTTCATGCCGAACAGGCCGGCCAGGATGTTGATCGGCAGCGCCAGCACCGTGACCACCGTCAGCACGAACAGGCTGCGGTTGTTGTCCTCGTTCACGTTGGCGGCAATTTCTTCTTGCAGCAGCTTGATGCGCTCCTGCAGCGCCTGCATGTCGCGCAGCACCACCGAGAACTCCTCGGTCGAGCCGCGCAGCGCCTGTGCGTCGGGCTCGGCCATCCAGGCGGGAGGCCCCTGCAGCAGGCGGAACAGCGCGGCAGGCTCGGGCGCCAGCAGCCGCTGCAGCCGCACCAGCAGCCGGCGCAACACGCCGAGTCGCGCGCGCTTGTGGTCGAGGCGGCCGGCCAGCAGTTCGTCTTCGATGCGGTCGATGCGCGAGGTGACGCCGCGCACGATCTTCACCAGCACGTCGGCCTGCGCGCGTAGCAGGTGTTCGAGCAGCTCGGTGCTCGAGCGCGGCGCGTCGCCCGCCTTCACGGCCGTGCGCAGCGTGTCGACCGAGCGCAGCGGCTTGGTGCGCGCCGTGACCACGAGGCGCGGGCCCACGCTGATCCACAGCGTGGAGATGTCCGAGGGCTCGAAGCTGAACTCGAAGTGCACATCGTTGATGACGGCGATCAGCGAGTCGTCTGCGCGTTCGATGCGCGTGGAGGGCAGGCCTTCGTGCAGCGTCTCGTAGAAGGTGTCCGGGAGGTTCGCGTGCCGCACCAGCCAGCGCTCGGCATGCGCGTGGCTCAGGTTGAAGTGCAGCCAGACGTAGGAGGGGTTCTCTTCGCCGCTGCCTTCATCGCCCTTGTCGCGTTGTTCGACCAGCCAAGCCGCCGCCTGCGCGGAATCGATGACCCGCGCGGGCTCGGGTGCGGAGGCGTCGAACAGGTAGCCGGAGATCAGTCCGGCTTCGTCGCCTCCGTAAGACTGGGAGGCGAGGTCATGAAATGCCGACAAGATGCGTGATCAGAAAATACGGGTGAACAACCAGTAGAGCGACCCCGACAGCAGCATTGCCACCGGCAGTGTCAGCACCCAGGCCAGCGCGAGGTTGCGCAGCGTGGACATCTGCAGGCCCGAGCCGCTGGCTGTCATGGTGCCGGCCACGCCGGAGGACAGCACGTGCGTGGTCGACACGGGCAGCCCGTACATGTCGGCCGCGCCGATAGTGATCATCGCCACCACCTCGGCCGAGGCACCTTGTGCGTAGCTCAGGTGCGTCTTGCCGATCTTCTCGCCCACGGTGACCACGATGCGCTTCCAGCCGATCATCGTGCCCAGGCCCAGCGCGATGGCCACCGCGACCTTGACCCACAGCGGGATGAAGCGCGTGGCGCTGTCCAGCTCCTGGCGGAACGTGTTGATGCGCAGCTTCGTCTCGTCGTCGAACTTGGCCGCGCCGCTCTTGTCGAGGTGGCGGATGGCTTCGGAGGCCAGGTACATGTCATTGCGAACGTTGGCGACGGCATCCGCGGGAACGCCGGCCAGCGAGCCGTGCTCGCGCACCTGCCGTCCGATGCTGCCGGCGGTCGCGGCCAGCGCCGGCACCACCGAAGGACTGAACTCGCGGGTGCGCACATAAGTGGAGAGCGTGTCGCGCGCCGCGGCGGGCTCCAGCGCGGGCAGCGAGGTCGGCACGCTGCGGTTCAGCGCGTTCTGCGCCATCTCGGCCACGGCCACGAACTTGACGGTCTCGTTGGCGGGCATCGCGCGGTTCAGCGCATAGGCCATGGGCACCGTGCCCACGAGGATCAGCATGATCAGCCCCATGCCCTTCTGTCCGTCGTTGGAGCCGTGCGCGAACGACACGCCCGTGCAGGTCAGGATCAGCAGGCCGCGGATCCACCACGGCGGTGGCTCGGCGCCCTTGGGTTCTTCATACAGTGCGCGGTTCTTCACGAAGGCCCGCAGCGCCAGCAGCAGCAGGGCTGCGCAGCCGAAGCCGACCATCGGCGACAGCAGCAGCGAGTAGCCCACCTTGGTGGCCTGCGCCCAGTCGACACCGCTGGTGCCGTCGCGGCCGTGCATCAGCGCATTGGCCACGCCCACGCCGATGATCGAGCCGATCAGCGTATGCGACGAAGAAGCCGGCAGCCCCAGCCACCACGTGCCCAGGTTCCAGATGATGGCGGCGATCAACAGCGCGAACACCATCGCAAAGCCGGCGCCCGAACCCACTTGAAGAATGAGCTCCACCGGCAGCAGCGCGATGATGCCGAAGGCCACCGCGCCGCTGGACACCAGCACGCCCAGGAAGTTGAAGAAGCCTGACCACACCACAGCGAAGTTGGGCGGCAGCGAATGGGTATAGATGACGGTCGCCACGGCGTTGGCCGTGTCATGGAAGCCGTTGACGAACTCGAAGCCCAGCGCAATCAGTAGCGCCACGCCAAGAAGCATGTAGGGCACCCAGGTGGTGACGGGCGCTCCGGACGAGGTGACATCGCCCACCAGGCTCCAGGCGGTGAAGAGCAGACCGGCGGCCAGCAGACCCACGAAGGTGATCAGCGTGAGCGGACCGGGCTTGGCATCGAGTTTGGGCCGTTGCGCGGCGGGCGCGGACGGCAGCTCGGCATGCGGGGCTGCAAGCGTGTTCATGGGCGTTTCTGGGGTGTTGGAATAGCTGCAGATGGTGTTCGCGGCGTGTGACAACTCCGTGTCAACGGGCTCAAAACCGTCACGCAGCCGTCATATGAGGCGAGCAGCATGCTTTTTCCTGCCCTTTCACTCCTTCTGCCCCACCATGCTGACGAGCGCACTTCCCGACCACGAAGACCTGATGCAACGCATCGCCCGCGACCTGATCGACAGCTACGACGAAGAGCTCGAGCTGGAGATCGAAGACCGCAACATCGACGGCCTCGACCCCGCCTCGGCAACGCCGACCTCCGCCGACAAGGCGGCCCGCCAGGCCTACTTCAAGGAGCTGTTCCGCCTGCAGGGCGAGCTCGTCAAGCTGCAGGACTGGGTGCAGCACAGCAAGCAGAAAGTCGTCATCCTGTTCGAAGGCCGCGACGCGGCGGGCAAGGGCGGCGTCATCAAGCGCATCACCCAGCGCCTGAATCCGCGCGTGGCTCGCGTGGCCGCGCTGCCGGCACCCAACGACCGCGAACGCACGCAGTGGTACTTTCAGCGCTATGCCGCGCACCTGCCGGCAGCCGGCGAAATGGTGCTGTTCGACCGCAGCTGGTACAACCGCGCCGGCGTCGAGCGCGTGATGGGCTTCTGCACCGACGAAGAGTACGAAGAGTTCTTCCGCACCGTGCCCGAGTTCGAGAAGATGCTCGTGCGCTCGGGCATCAAGCTCATCAAATACTGGTTCTCCATCACCGACGACGAGCAGCACATGCGCTTCCTCGGTCGCATCCACGATCCGCTCAAGCAGTGGAAGCTCAGCCCGATGGACCTCGAAAGCCGCCGCCGCTGGGAGGAATACACCAAGGCGAAGGAAATCATGCTGGAGCGCACCCACATCCCCGAGGCGCCGTGGTGGGTGGTGCAGGCGGTCGACAAGAAGAAGGCGCGGCTGAACTGCATCAGCCACCTGCTGGGCCAGATGCCGTACCAGGAAGTGGCGCATCCGCCGGTCGAGTTGCCCGCGCGCGTGCGGCACGACGACTACCTTCGTCAGCCTGTTCCCGCGAGCATGGTCGTTCCGGAAATCTACTGATGCGCGCCGGGGCGGGAAGGCCGCCCCTTATTTGGTGTTGTTAGGCCAGTCGGCGCTTTGCGTTCACACTGCGCGCCATGGCCCGTTCTTCCACCGCTTCTGTCTTTGCCCGCGCCTACGAGCGCAACCTGCGCGCGCTCACCAAGGCAACGCTGAGCAACAGCAAGCGCATCGCGGGTCAGGTCCAGCGCGCCACCGCCAAGCGGCTCAAGCCGCCGCCCGGCAAGGGCGACTGGCTCAGCGGCATGGCGATGGGCCCCGGCGGTGCGCGCGGCTATCACCTGTTCCGGCCGGCCGGGTTGCAGCTGAAGCCGGGCGAGCGGCTGCCGCTCATGGTCATGCTGCACGGCTGCGGGCAGACCGGGCGCGACTTTGCCGCGAGCACGCGCATGAACGCGCTGGCCGTGCGCCAGCGCTTCCTGGTGCTCTATCTCGAGCAAGACCGGATCGCCCATCCGCAGGGCTGCTGGAACTGGTACGAGCGCCGCTCCGGCAAGGCCGACGCCGAAGCCGCGACATTGATGGCCGCCATCGATCAGGCCTGCATGCTTTACCCGGCGGACCGCGATCGCGTGGCGCTGGCGGGGCTCTCGGCTGGCGCGAGCATGGCAGCCTTGCTGGCCACGCGCTACCCCAACCGCTTCCGCGCCGTCGTCATGCATTCGGGCGTGGCGCCCGGCGCGGCGAAATCACCGGCTACGGCCCTCGGCGCGATGCGCGGGCAGAACGTGCCGCCGATGCCTTCCACGGCGGTCGGCAAGGCGATGGGCGCCGCGGCTGTCTTCGCCACTTTGCCGCCGATGCTGGTGCTGCATGGCGATGCCGACGCTGTGGTCGCGCCGAGCAATGCAGTCAACAGCGCCGCGGTGTGGGCAACTGCGGTGGGCGCGAAGCCCGGGCTGCCGCGCGACATGCAGCGCGGCAAGCGCCGTGCGAGCCGCGTGACCGACTTCAAGCGCAAGGGCCGCACGCTCGTCACGCTGTGCGAGATCGCGGGGCTGGGCCATTCGTGGAGCGGCGGCGCATCGAAGCTGCTGTTCAGCGACCCCGAGGGGCCCGACGCGACGCGCATGACCTGGGCCTTTGCGGCCGCGCAGTTCAAGGCAGCCGAAGGCTCGAAGAAGGTCTGAAGAGAAAAAGGGCCGCTATGCAGCGACAGCGCCTTCGCGCGTCGCCACCCGCCACGCTCCGGGCGCCATCCCTTTCTCGCGCTTGAAGGCCTTGCTGAACGCCGCCTCCGATTCGTAGCCCACCGCCCCGGCGATCGCGCCCAGGGCCGCGTGGCCTTGCCCCAGCATGTTGCCGGCCTTGAACATGCGCCACTGCGTGAGGTACTCCAGCGGCGCCTGTCCCACCCGCTCGCGAAAACGCTGCGCGAAGGCCGAGCGCGACAGGCTCGCGACGGAAGCAAGAGCCTCCACCGTCCAGTCGCGCGCGATGTCCTTGTGCATCGCGCGCAGGGCCGGGCCAATGCGCGCGTCGGCCAGCGCGGCCAGCCAGCCCGTTTGCGATTCGCCGTTGGCCGCGACGTGCGCGCGCACGGCTTGCACGAACACGATGTCGGCCAGCCGGCTCACCAGCAGGCTGGAGCCCAGGCCCGGCTCGCCGGTTTCCATGGCCAGCAGTTGCAGCGTGCCTTGCAGCGCAAGGGCGCGGGCCTGCTCCATCTTCACGTGCAGCAGCACCGGCAGCAGATCGAGCAGCGGCCGCGCAGCGCGCTGGTCGAAGTGGAACCAGCCGCAGATCACCGAGGCCGCCGTGCCCGTGCCGCCAAGCTCCACCAGTCCGCCGATGCGGTCGCGCACGACCGAGGCGCAGCTCACAGTCGGCGTGTTCGGATGGTCGCGCAGGATGTAGGGCGTGCCGTGCGCCAGCACATAGCAGTCGCCTGCTGCCAGCGCCACCGGCTGTGCCATGCCCTCGATCTCCAGCAGGCAGCCGCCGCGCACCACCAGCCCGAAGCGCGCGCTCTCGCCGCCCGCCAGGCTCACTCCCCAGGGCGCGCCGGCTTCGAGCCGGGCATACAGGGCGCTGCGCACGCGCATGGCGGCAAAGACGTCGTCGAGCGGGTCCATGAAGACTCCTGTGGCAGTGGACGAATGGACAAGATTGTCGGCTTTTCAGGCATTCACTGTCCACGTGGCGAGGCAGAAACTGCGGCTTCACTCTTCCCACATGCAAGAAGCAGCAGGAGCAGACCATGAACGCCAGAACCGATTTCGCCGAACTCGCCGACCGCTACGTCGCCGTCTGGAACGAACCCGATGCCGACGCCCGCCGCGCCGCCATCGCCAGCCTCTGGGTGCCCGACGGCGAGCACTACGTGCGC
This is a stretch of genomic DNA from Variovorax paradoxus. It encodes these proteins:
- a CDS encoding inorganic phosphate transporter; the encoded protein is MNTLAAPHAELPSAPAAQRPKLDAKPGPLTLITFVGLLAAGLLFTAWSLVGDVTSSGAPVTTWVPYMLLGVALLIALGFEFVNGFHDTANAVATVIYTHSLPPNFAVVWSGFFNFLGVLVSSGAVAFGIIALLPVELILQVGSGAGFAMVFALLIAAIIWNLGTWWLGLPASSSHTLIGSIIGVGVANALMHGRDGTSGVDWAQATKVGYSLLLSPMVGFGCAALLLLALRAFVKNRALYEEPKGAEPPPWWIRGLLILTCTGVSFAHGSNDGQKGMGLIMLILVGTVPMAYALNRAMPANETVKFVAVAEMAQNALNRSVPTSLPALEPAAARDTLSTYVRTREFSPSVVPALAATAGSIGRQVREHGSLAGVPADAVANVRNDMYLASEAIRHLDKSGAAKFDDETKLRINTFRQELDSATRFIPLWVKVAVAIALGLGTMIGWKRIVVTVGEKIGKTHLSYAQGASAEVVAMITIGAADMYGLPVSTTHVLSSGVAGTMTASGSGLQMSTLRNLALAWVLTLPVAMLLSGSLYWLFTRIF
- a CDS encoding 3',5'-nucleoside bisphosphate phosphatase → MSSILNADLHCHSVVSDGTLTPEELAARAAANGVELWALTDHDEVGGQHRAAAAARANGMRYLTGTEISVTFAGETVHIVGLGFDADDASMSQGLYDTRGGRGKRAQEMSEGLAKVGIHGAYEGALRFVGNPELISRTHFARFLVEQGHCRDTPEVFRKFLTEGKPGYVPHRWASLKDAVHWITAAKGMAVIAHPGRYKFTANEEYALFLEFKAHGGKAIEVVTGSHTPAEYVEYADKALEFDFAASRGSDFHSPDESHCDLGKLPPLPGALTPVWELLGDRIQQ
- a CDS encoding transporter, whose amino-acid sequence is MSAFHDLASQSYGGDEAGLISGYLFDASAPEPARVIDSAQAAAWLVEQRDKGDEGSGEENPSYVWLHFNLSHAHAERWLVRHANLPDTFYETLHEGLPSTRIERADDSLIAVINDVHFEFSFEPSDISTLWISVGPRLVVTARTKPLRSVDTLRTAVKAGDAPRSSTELLEHLLRAQADVLVKIVRGVTSRIDRIEDELLAGRLDHKRARLGVLRRLLVRLQRLLAPEPAALFRLLQGPPAWMAEPDAQALRGSTEEFSVVLRDMQALQERIKLLQEEIAANVNEDNNRSLFVLTVVTVLALPINILAGLFGMNVGGIPLADHKHGFWIVVAIVASFTAVAAWAAFRKKR
- a CDS encoding extracellular catalytic domain type 1 short-chain-length polyhydroxyalkanoate depolymerase, translating into MARSSTASVFARAYERNLRALTKATLSNSKRIAGQVQRATAKRLKPPPGKGDWLSGMAMGPGGARGYHLFRPAGLQLKPGERLPLMVMLHGCGQTGRDFAASTRMNALAVRQRFLVLYLEQDRIAHPQGCWNWYERRSGKADAEAATLMAAIDQACMLYPADRDRVALAGLSAGASMAALLATRYPNRFRAVVMHSGVAPGAAKSPATALGAMRGQNVPPMPSTAVGKAMGAAAVFATLPPMLVLHGDADAVVAPSNAVNSAAVWATAVGAKPGLPRDMQRGKRRASRVTDFKRKGRTLVTLCEIAGLGHSWSGGASKLLFSDPEGPDATRMTWAFAAAQFKAAEGSKKV
- a CDS encoding AraC family transcriptional regulator, with translation MDPLDDVFAAMRVRSALYARLEAGAPWGVSLAGGESARFGLVVRGGCLLEIEGMAQPVALAAGDCYVLAHGTPYILRDHPNTPTVSCASVVRDRIGGLVELGGTGTAASVICGWFHFDQRAARPLLDLLPVLLHVKMEQARALALQGTLQLLAMETGEPGLGSSLLVSRLADIVFVQAVRAHVAANGESQTGWLAALADARIGPALRAMHKDIARDWTVEALASVASLSRSAFAQRFRERVGQAPLEYLTQWRMFKAGNMLGQGHAALGAIAGAVGYESEAAFSKAFKREKGMAPGAWRVATREGAVAA
- the ppk2 gene encoding polyphosphate kinase 2; translation: MLTSALPDHEDLMQRIARDLIDSYDEELELEIEDRNIDGLDPASATPTSADKAARQAYFKELFRLQGELVKLQDWVQHSKQKVVILFEGRDAAGKGGVIKRITQRLNPRVARVAALPAPNDRERTQWYFQRYAAHLPAAGEMVLFDRSWYNRAGVERVMGFCTDEEYEEFFRTVPEFEKMLVRSGIKLIKYWFSITDDEQHMRFLGRIHDPLKQWKLSPMDLESRRRWEEYTKAKEIMLERTHIPEAPWWVVQAVDKKKARLNCISHLLGQMPYQEVAHPPVELPARVRHDDYLRQPVPASMVVPEIY